CAGCAGCATGCCGAGGATGCGGGCGCGCTGCGACTGGATCTGGCGATGCTGGTTGAAGGCCTCCAGCATGTTTTCCACCGGCTTGCGCGGGCGCTTGTCGACCCGGCGCGTGATGGCCTGCAGCAACTGGCGCGCATTCTGGAAGTCGCCGCGCCACAGCAGGCCCACGCCTTCGCAAGCCAGGCGATAGGCCACGTCCGCCGTGGTGCGGTCGTCGGCCAGCACCACGCGCTTGGGCGGCGTGGCGCCGGATTCCGAGCGCCAGCGGGCGGAGTGGTGGGTCTGGTCAGGGGCCTCGCCCTCTGTCCAATGCAGTTCAGGCTGGGTCAACGGGACGCTCCGGGCAAGGCGGGCTTCAGGGGCAAGACGGTCATGAAACAGGGAAATCCAGGGGGAAAAAGAAAAAAGGCGCGGTCTGCCAATGTAGCAGCTTCGCGCCTTGGGGGGCGGCGGACGGCGCCTGGCGCCGCCCGTCGGGGCCGTATCAGTGGAACAGCACCACGGCCTTCTGCAGCGTGATCCAGATGCCCCAGGCCAGCGGGATGCCGACGCAGGCCCAGGCGAACAGCACTAGCGCCGCCGGCGTGCGGAAGGTCGAGGCGCCCACGCCGTGGGTCTCGGCCGCCGCCGCGCGTTCATGCGCCAGGGCCTTCTCGCGCGCCAGTTCCTCGTCGGTCATGAAGTACTTGGGGTTCACCGGGCGGATCGCCAGGTTGCACAGGAAGCCCAGCACCAGCATACCCGCCAGGATGTACATGGTGATGTCATACACCTGCGCCCGCGGCACGCCGATGGACAACTGGTATTCGCGGATGTAGTTCACCAGCACCGGCCCGAAGATGCCCGCGGCCGACCAGGCCGTCAGCAGGCGGCCGTGGATGGCGCCGACCATCTGCGTGCCGAACAGGTCGGCCAGGTAGGCCGGCACCGTGGCGAAGCCGCCGCCGTACATCGACAGGATGACGCAGAAGGCCGCCACGAACAGCGCCAGCGCGCCCATGTGCGCGGTCCAGGGAATCGCCGCGTACAGCGCGAAGCCCAGCACGAAGAAGATCAGGTAGGTCATCTTGCGGCCCAGCTTGTCCGACAGGCTGGCCCAGAAGAAGCGGCCGCCGATGTTGAACAGGCTCAGCAGGCCGGTGAAGCCCGCGGCGATGGCGGCGATCGAGGCCAGCTGGGCCTTGTCGAGCTGGCCAAAGCCCAGTTCCGGCTTGTTGATCAGGCCGCCGCCGAACACTTCCTGCAGCAGCGGCGAGGCCATGCCCAGGATGCCGATGCCGGCGGTCACGTTCAGGCACAGCACCAGCCAGACCAGCCAGAATTGCGGCACGCCCCAGACCCGCTTCACGTGCACGTGGCCCTTGGTGATCATGGCGTTGTTGGCGTGCTTGGCGGGGGCGGTCCAGCCCTCCGGCTTCCAGCCGGTGGGCGGCACGCGGTAGCCGAGCGCGCCCGACATCATGAAGATGAAGTACACCAGTGCCATGGTCAGGAAGGTCTGCCACACGCCCGGCGAGGTGGGCGTGGCGAAGTGGCGCATCAGCAGGTCGGCCAGCGGCGCGCCGATCATGGCGCCGCCGCCGAAGCCCATGATGGCCATGCCGGTCGCCATGCCGCGGCGGTCCGGGAACCACTTGATCAGCGTGCTGACCGGCGAGATGTAGCCCAGCCCCAGCCCGATGCCGCCGATGACGCCGGAACCGAGCCACAGCATCCACATCTGGTGCAGGTAGACGCCGAAGGCCGAGATCACCAGGCCGCCGCACCAGCACAGCGCCGACACCACGCCCGCCTTGCGCGGACCGGCGCGTTCCAGCCAGCCGCCCCACAGCGCCGCCGAGCATCCCAGCAGCACGAAGAACAGCGTGTACATCCACCCCATGGTGGAGATCTTCCAGTCGCAACTGGTGGTGAACAGCTCGGCCACCAGGCTCATGTCGGGCGGGCAGGCCAGCGGCTGGGCGCCGCCGACCGCCTTGGACAGCGGCAGCCAGAACACCGAGAAGCCATAGGCCATGCCGATGCACAGGTGGATGGCCAGGGCGGCCGGGGGTACCAGCCAGCGGGAAAAACCCGGTCCGGCGATGGTGCGTTCCTTGTCCAGGAAACCCGGCTTGGCGCCGGGCAGGTCGAGTGTTGCAGTGCTTTCCATGAGGTCTCCTCGGGGTGCGGCTTTATAGCGGCGTGGGCGGGAAAAATCCAGTCCCGCCGCTTCTTGTTGAACCCTTTGCTGCGGTAAAGCTTGCTGCGCTCGCGCACCGGCTGGCGGCGCGCGGGTCGGCCGTGGCGCGCGCGCCGGTCAGGGCACCCGCGCCAACGGGGTCAGGCGCTCGCGGTTCTGCGTGACCGCCTCCAGCACCAGGGGATGCAACTGTTGCTCGCCGGCATCGCCATCGGGCTGCCGGGCTAGGAAGTCCAGCAGCTCGTTGCGCATGCGGGGCTCCCAGAATTTGTGGATATGGTTGGCCACGCCTTCCACCGCCTCGGGGCGCAGCGGCATGGCTTCGAAGAATTGGCCGATGCGGTTGGCCATGCGGATCAGGTTGCCGATTTCCATGCGTGTCAGGTCTGCGAAGTGATGCGTTCAGGGTGGGAATACAGGGTGGCGTCGTCATTGCGCAAAAAGCCCAGCAGCGCGATGCCGGCGCTGTCGGCCAGCCGCACGGCCAGCGCGGTGGGGGCCGATACCGCCGCCAGGATGCCGACGCCGGCCGCGGCGGTCTTCTGCACCATCTCGAAACTGGCGCGGCTGGATACCAGCACCACGCCGTGCGCGGCGGACAGTCCCTGGCGCGCCAGCGCGCCGACCAGCTTGTCGAGCGCGTTGTGGCGGCCCACGTCCTCGCGCACCAGCGCCACGGCGCCGTCGGCGCCGGCCCAGCCGGCGGCATGGGTGGCGCCGGTCAGGTCATGCAGCGCCTGGCGCGCGCGCATGTCGCGCATCGCCCGCAGCACCGCGCCCACCGGCACGGGCGCGCCGGCCGGCACCGGCGCCACCGGCCGCAGCACCTCGGGCAGCGTCTCGACGCCGCACAGCCCGCAGCCGGTGCGGCCGGCCATGGCGCGGCGGCGCGATTTCAGGCGCGCCTCGCAGGCACTGGAGATTTCGAGTTGCACCACGATGCCGTCGCACTGCGGCAGCACGTCGATGCCGCGCACGTCGGCCACGCTGTCGATGATGCCTTCCGACAGCGAAAAGCCGACGGCGAAGTCCTCCAGGTCGGCGGGCGTGGCCAGCATGGTGGCGTGGCTGATGCCGTTGAACTCCAGCGCCACCGGCGTTTCCTCGGCCAGGTTGTCGCCTTCGGCGCCGGGCGCGATGGCGCCGGCCCGCACGCGGGTCACCTGGGCCGCCACGAGCTCGGGGCGGGAGGAAGGGGGAGGGGCGCTGTGGTCCATGGCGGGCTCGGCTGTCGGGTTATTTCCCCGACGTCACGGCTTCGTTCTCGCGCGAGCGCTCACGCAGCAGCTTCTGCTGGATGTCCGCGAAGCGCGACCATTGCCGCTGCCATTCCGACGGCTGGGACACGCGCGTGACCTGCACGGCCGTGACCTTGTACTCGGGGCAGTTGGTGGCCCAGTCGGAACTGTCGGTGGTGACGACGTTGGCGCCGGACTCGGGGAAGTGGAAGGTGGTGTATACCACGCCCGGTTGCACCCGGTCGGTCAGGGTCGCGCGCAGCACGGTCTCGCCCGAACGGCTCTGGATGCCGACCCAGTCGCCTTCATTCACGCCACGGTCCTCGGCGTCCTGCGGATGGATCTCCAGCACGTCTTCGCTATGCCACATGACATTGGGCGTGCGGCGGGTCTGCGCGCCCACGTTGTATTGCGACAGGATGCGGCCGGTGGTCAGGAGCAGCGGGAAGCGGCGCGTGCTGCGCTCGTCGGTCGGCACGTACTTGGTGATCATGAACTTGCCCTTGCCGCGCACGAAGGCGTCGATGTGCATGATCGGCGTGCCCTCGGGCGCGTCGTCGTTGCACGGCCATTGCAGGCTGCCCAGCTTGTCCAGCTTCTCGTAGCTGACGCCGCTGAAGGTCGGCGTCAGGCGCGCGATCTCTTCCATGATCTCGCGCGGGTGGCGGTAGTTCATGGGGTAGCCCAGCGCGTTCGACAGCGCCACG
The window above is part of the Achromobacter deleyi genome. Proteins encoded here:
- a CDS encoding formate dehydrogenase subunit delta, which translates into the protein MEIGNLIRMANRIGQFFEAMPLRPEAVEGVANHIHKFWEPRMRNELLDFLARQPDGDAGEQQLHPLVLEAVTQNRERLTPLARVP
- the fdhD gene encoding formate dehydrogenase accessory sulfurtransferase FdhD, with amino-acid sequence MDHSAPPPSSRPELVAAQVTRVRAGAIAPGAEGDNLAEETPVALEFNGISHATMLATPADLEDFAVGFSLSEGIIDSVADVRGIDVLPQCDGIVVQLEISSACEARLKSRRRAMAGRTGCGLCGVETLPEVLRPVAPVPAGAPVPVGAVLRAMRDMRARQALHDLTGATHAAGWAGADGAVALVREDVGRHNALDKLVGALARQGLSAAHGVVLVSSRASFEMVQKTAAAGVGILAAVSAPTALAVRLADSAGIALLGFLRNDDATLYSHPERITSQT
- a CDS encoding OFA family MFS transporter is translated as MESTATLDLPGAKPGFLDKERTIAGPGFSRWLVPPAALAIHLCIGMAYGFSVFWLPLSKAVGGAQPLACPPDMSLVAELFTTSCDWKISTMGWMYTLFFVLLGCSAALWGGWLERAGPRKAGVVSALCWCGGLVISAFGVYLHQMWMLWLGSGVIGGIGLGLGYISPVSTLIKWFPDRRGMATGMAIMGFGGGAMIGAPLADLLMRHFATPTSPGVWQTFLTMALVYFIFMMSGALGYRVPPTGWKPEGWTAPAKHANNAMITKGHVHVKRVWGVPQFWLVWLVLCLNVTAGIGILGMASPLLQEVFGGGLINKPELGFGQLDKAQLASIAAIAAGFTGLLSLFNIGGRFFWASLSDKLGRKMTYLIFFVLGFALYAAIPWTAHMGALALFVAAFCVILSMYGGGFATVPAYLADLFGTQMVGAIHGRLLTAWSAAGIFGPVLVNYIREYQLSIGVPRAQVYDITMYILAGMLVLGFLCNLAIRPVNPKYFMTDEELAREKALAHERAAAAETHGVGASTFRTPAALVLFAWACVGIPLAWGIWITLQKAVVLFH